A single Nocardioides bizhenqiangii DNA region contains:
- a CDS encoding acyl-CoA dehydrogenase family protein — translation MTSHLTDNATDAPGTRVHATEAEARELAESAREAEWRRPSFAKGLYLGRFDLSLVHPHPRGAAADVERGEAYLDRLRAVCETLDGQRIEREDRIPDDYLAALADIGTFGIKIPQQYGGLGLTMAYYGRALMLVGSVHPSLGALISAHQSIGVPEPVKMFGSEQQKQEFLPRCAGGAITAFLLTEPDVGSDPARMSSTATLSEDGRSYLLDGVKLWTTNGVIAELVVVMARVPEHEGGRGGISAFVVDAASEGITVERRNSFMGLKGLENGVTRFHQVRVPAGNLLGREGDGLRIALTTLNTGRLSIPAMCAAAGKWSLKIAREWSAERVQWGKPVGQHGAVAEKISFIAATTFALEAVLELSAELADAGSKDIRIEAALAKLWSSEMAWRVADELVQVRGGRGYETAASLAARGERAVNAEQVLRDLRINRIFEGSTEIMHLIVAREAVDAHLAAAGDLAVADASAQRKARAAAKASGFYARWLPQLAVGKGTVPGAYGEFGPLAGHLRYVERSSRKLARQTFYGMSRWQAKLEHKQGFLGRIVDIGAELFAMTAACSRAAMIRADDPSQGDAAFALADAFCEQARLRAEHLFDRLWANTDDTDRRVARQVLDGDYAWVEDGVIDQSEGTGPWIAPWAAGPSEHETVHRSYR, via the coding sequence ATGACTTCACACCTGACCGACAACGCCACCGATGCACCGGGCACCCGCGTGCACGCGACCGAAGCCGAGGCTCGCGAGCTGGCGGAGTCCGCGCGCGAGGCGGAGTGGCGCCGGCCGAGCTTCGCCAAGGGGCTCTACCTCGGCCGGTTCGACCTCTCCCTGGTCCACCCGCACCCGCGCGGCGCAGCCGCGGACGTCGAGCGGGGAGAGGCGTATCTCGACCGGCTGCGCGCCGTGTGCGAGACGCTCGACGGTCAGCGGATCGAGCGCGAAGACCGGATCCCCGACGACTACCTCGCGGCGCTCGCCGACATCGGCACCTTCGGCATCAAGATCCCCCAGCAGTACGGCGGGCTCGGGCTCACCATGGCCTACTACGGTCGCGCACTGATGCTGGTGGGGTCGGTCCACCCGAGCCTCGGCGCCCTGATCTCCGCGCACCAGTCCATCGGGGTCCCGGAGCCGGTGAAGATGTTCGGGAGCGAGCAGCAGAAGCAGGAGTTCCTGCCGCGCTGCGCCGGAGGCGCGATCACCGCCTTCCTCCTGACCGAGCCCGACGTCGGGTCCGACCCGGCCCGGATGTCGTCCACCGCCACGCTCTCCGAGGACGGCCGCAGCTACCTCCTCGACGGCGTCAAGCTGTGGACCACCAACGGCGTCATCGCGGAGCTGGTCGTCGTGATGGCCCGGGTGCCCGAGCACGAGGGCGGTCGCGGCGGGATCAGCGCCTTCGTCGTCGACGCCGCGTCCGAGGGCATCACCGTCGAGAGGCGCAACTCGTTCATGGGCCTCAAGGGTCTCGAGAACGGCGTGACCCGGTTCCACCAGGTGCGGGTGCCGGCCGGCAACCTGCTCGGTCGTGAGGGTGACGGGCTCAGGATCGCGCTCACCACCCTCAACACCGGCCGACTGTCCATCCCGGCGATGTGCGCAGCCGCCGGCAAGTGGTCGCTGAAGATCGCTCGTGAGTGGTCGGCCGAGCGGGTGCAGTGGGGAAAGCCGGTCGGTCAGCACGGCGCGGTGGCGGAGAAGATCTCGTTCATCGCAGCGACGACGTTCGCTCTGGAGGCGGTGCTCGAGCTGTCCGCGGAGCTCGCGGACGCCGGCTCGAAGGACATCCGGATCGAGGCCGCGCTCGCCAAGCTGTGGTCCAGCGAGATGGCGTGGCGGGTGGCCGACGAGCTGGTCCAGGTCCGCGGGGGCCGTGGCTACGAAACGGCTGCGTCACTCGCGGCGCGTGGCGAGCGAGCGGTCAACGCCGAGCAGGTGCTGCGGGACCTGCGGATCAACCGGATCTTCGAGGGTTCGACCGAGATCATGCACCTGATCGTCGCTCGCGAGGCGGTCGACGCCCACCTCGCCGCTGCCGGCGACCTGGCAGTGGCTGATGCGAGTGCCCAGCGCAAGGCGAGGGCCGCGGCCAAGGCGAGCGGCTTCTACGCGAGGTGGCTGCCGCAGCTCGCGGTCGGCAAGGGGACCGTCCCCGGTGCGTACGGCGAGTTCGGACCGCTCGCCGGCCACCTGCGGTACGTCGAACGGTCCTCGCGCAAGCTGGCCCGGCAGACGTTCTACGGCATGTCACGGTGGCAGGCGAAGCTCGAGCACAAGCAGGGCTTCCTCGGCCGCATCGTCGACATCGGTGCCGAGCTGTTCGCCATGACTGCCGCGTGCTCGCGGGCCGCGATGATCCGCGCCGACGATCCGTCGCAGGGGGACGCGGCGTTCGCGCTCGCCGATGCGTTCTGCGAGCAGGCCCGCCTGCGCGCGGAGCACCTGTTCGACCGACTGTGGGCCAACACCGACGACACCGACCGACGGGTCGCCCGCCAGGTGCTCGACGGTGACTACGCCTGGGTCGAGGACGGCGTGATCGACCAGTCGGAGGGCACCGGTCCGTGGATCGCGCCCTGGGCGGCAGGACCCAGCGAGCACGAGACGGTCCACCGCAGCTACCGCTGA
- a CDS encoding SDR family NAD(P)-dependent oxidoreductase has product MNHTAARPPLALVTGASTGIGRALARQFAEHGYDVVVAADEPEIERTADEIAAVSGQLVTPVQVDLSTADGVQRLYEAATGSDRALDAVALNVGTGVHGRFDTTDLDEDLRLVDLNCRSTVHLAKLVVRDMVTRGEGRVLVTASIAARAPGPFHATYAASKAFVHSFAEAVRHELDGTGVTVTSLMPGPTDTAFFERAHYEDTQVATGPKDSPDQVAADGFAALMAGRAHVVPGSLRNKVMAAGSALVPDALAAKVAARQTKPGSA; this is encoded by the coding sequence ATGAACCACACCGCAGCTCGACCACCGCTCGCTCTCGTCACCGGCGCATCGACCGGCATCGGTCGCGCCCTTGCGCGTCAGTTCGCTGAGCACGGGTACGACGTCGTGGTCGCCGCCGACGAGCCGGAGATCGAGCGGACCGCCGACGAGATCGCCGCCGTCTCGGGCCAGCTCGTGACACCGGTGCAGGTCGACCTGAGCACGGCCGACGGGGTGCAACGGCTCTACGAGGCGGCGACCGGCAGCGACCGGGCGCTGGATGCCGTCGCGCTGAACGTCGGCACCGGTGTGCACGGCCGCTTCGACACCACGGACCTCGACGAGGACCTCCGCCTGGTCGACCTCAACTGCCGTTCGACGGTCCACCTCGCCAAGCTCGTGGTCCGCGACATGGTCACGCGGGGCGAGGGACGCGTTCTCGTCACCGCGTCCATCGCGGCCAGGGCGCCCGGCCCGTTCCATGCGACGTACGCGGCGTCGAAGGCGTTCGTGCACTCGTTCGCGGAGGCGGTCCGCCACGAGCTCGACGGCACGGGGGTCACCGTCACCTCACTGATGCCGGGGCCCACGGACACAGCCTTCTTCGAGCGCGCACACTACGAAGACACCCAGGTGGCCACCGGTCCCAAGGACAGCCCCGACCAGGTGGCCGCGGACGGGTTCGCGGCGCTCATGGCAGGACGGGCCCACGTCGTCCCCGGCTCGCTGAGGAACAAGGTCATGGCGGCGGGGTCGGCCTTGGTGCCGGACGCGCTGGCGGCCAAGGTCGCGGCACGCCAGACCAAGCCCGGGTCGGCCTGA
- a CDS encoding DUF72 domain-containing protein has protein sequence MSGRSKSVRDVRIGLSGWDYPKWQGDFYPPTLAARRRLEYVGQHFDTVEVNGSFYSLQRPTSYQRWYDATPAGFDLALKGGRFITHLKRLRDVEQGLANFFASGPLVLAEKLGPVLWQLPATITFDEALIDGFLARLPRTTTAAADLARRHDAKLRGRVALDAGDERPIRHALEVRHRSFDDPRFYDLLARHDVANVVSDSPTWPMLDRRTTDLVYVRLHGHTELYHSGYSGASLDAWARRCRGWAEHGPVYVYFDNDARGRAPHDALGLRRRLGLESRLAG, from the coding sequence ATGTCCGGCCGGTCGAAGAGCGTCCGTGATGTCCGCATCGGTCTCTCGGGCTGGGACTACCCCAAGTGGCAGGGGGACTTCTACCCCCCGACGCTTGCTGCGCGACGGAGGCTGGAGTACGTCGGCCAGCACTTCGACACCGTCGAGGTGAACGGCTCCTTCTACTCGCTGCAGCGGCCGACGTCCTACCAGCGGTGGTACGACGCTACGCCCGCCGGCTTCGACCTCGCGCTCAAGGGCGGACGGTTCATCACCCATCTCAAGCGCTTGCGCGATGTGGAGCAGGGGCTCGCGAACTTCTTCGCGTCCGGTCCTCTCGTCCTGGCCGAGAAGCTCGGCCCGGTGCTGTGGCAGCTGCCGGCCACCATCACGTTCGACGAGGCGCTGATCGACGGGTTCCTCGCCCGGCTGCCGCGCACGACCACTGCTGCCGCCGACCTGGCCCGGCGGCACGACGCCAAGCTGCGCGGCCGGGTGGCGCTGGATGCCGGCGACGAGCGGCCGATCCGGCACGCGCTCGAGGTCCGGCACCGCTCGTTCGACGACCCGCGCTTCTACGACCTCCTGGCCCGCCACGACGTCGCGAACGTGGTGTCCGACAGCCCGACCTGGCCGATGCTGGATCGCCGGACGACCGACCTGGTGTACGTCCGGCTGCACGGCCACACCGAGCTCTACCACAGCGGCTACAGCGGCGCTTCTCTCGACGCCTGGGCACGTCGCTGCCGGGGCTGGGCCGAGCACGGGCCCGTCTACGTCTACTTCGACAACGACGCCAGGGGTCGAGCACCGCACGACGCCCTCGGCCTCCGGCGGCGGCTGGGGCTGGAGAGCCGTCTGGCGGGCTGA
- the nadE gene encoding ammonia-dependent NAD(+) synthetase, with the protein MTSQASIRQALGVPDDFDAAADAERRIQFLSDYLEESGATGYVLGISGGLDSTVAGRLASLACQRVGKTFTAMRLPYGQQSDESDAAEAIAFIEPSETVTVDIKPAVDALHEATTSADLDPAKADFVKGNIKARQRMVAQYAVAGRWGALVVGTDQAAEAVMGFFTKHGDGACDVVPLAGLTKSRVREVGRQLGAPDRLVEKIPTADLEELRPSLPDEEAYGVTYQEIDAYLVGDQVSDHAQDVIETAYRKTAHKRALPPGP; encoded by the coding sequence ATGACCAGTCAGGCGTCCATCCGGCAGGCCCTCGGCGTACCCGACGACTTCGATGCTGCGGCCGACGCAGAGCGCCGCATCCAGTTCCTCTCCGACTACCTGGAGGAGAGCGGCGCGACGGGCTACGTGCTGGGGATCAGTGGGGGGCTCGACTCGACCGTCGCCGGACGACTCGCCAGCCTCGCGTGTCAGCGCGTCGGCAAGACGTTCACCGCGATGCGCCTGCCCTACGGGCAGCAGAGCGACGAGTCCGACGCCGCCGAGGCGATCGCCTTCATCGAGCCGTCCGAGACGGTGACGGTCGACATCAAGCCGGCCGTCGATGCACTGCACGAGGCGACGACGAGCGCGGACCTCGACCCCGCGAAGGCGGACTTCGTCAAGGGCAACATCAAGGCGCGCCAGCGCATGGTCGCGCAGTACGCCGTCGCCGGCCGCTGGGGCGCCCTGGTCGTGGGGACGGACCAGGCGGCCGAGGCGGTGATGGGCTTCTTCACGAAGCACGGCGACGGAGCATGTGACGTCGTGCCGCTGGCCGGCCTCACCAAGAGCCGGGTGCGCGAGGTCGGCCGTCAGCTCGGGGCGCCGGACCGCCTCGTGGAGAAGATCCCGACCGCTGACCTGGAGGAGCTGCGCCCGTCCCTCCCCGACGAAGAGGCCTACGGCGTCACCTACCAGGAGATCGACGCGTACCTGGTCGGCGACCAGGTCAGCGACCACGCCCAGGACGTCATCGAGACCGCCTACCGCAAGACCGCGCACAAGCGCGCGCTCCCGCCCGGGCCGTGA
- a CDS encoding iron-containing redox enzyme family protein: MELPEPRGTLSAELTTALRDGITRVSRAAPDDDEDLHLSLWMLYELHYRGFAGVDEAREWDPDLIAVRGRLEAQFETELRAACQPIIALADDQGTVPDQLVAITAYDTGISLPQFLQREATTAQYLEFLVQRSLYHLKESDPQAWALPRLEGPAKVALAELLYDEFGGGRPERLHSRLYAEALQAVDLDPSYGAYVDRVPGYTLAANNAMSLFGLHGRLRGAAMGHLAAFEMTSSLPCRRFLQGARRLELGGPVERYFDEHVEADAVHEHLAARAICGALVDAEPQLRSAVLFGAAACVHLDAVAADQVIGAWTTGRSALLPAPDREVA; the protein is encoded by the coding sequence ATGGAGCTGCCTGAGCCCCGCGGAACACTCAGCGCCGAGCTGACGACGGCGCTGCGCGACGGGATCACACGCGTGTCTCGCGCCGCGCCCGACGACGACGAGGACCTGCACCTCAGCCTGTGGATGCTCTACGAGCTGCACTACCGAGGCTTCGCCGGGGTGGACGAAGCACGAGAGTGGGACCCCGACCTGATCGCGGTGCGCGGGCGCCTGGAGGCCCAGTTCGAGACCGAGCTCCGGGCCGCCTGCCAGCCGATCATCGCGCTGGCCGACGACCAGGGGACGGTGCCGGACCAGCTGGTCGCCATCACCGCGTACGACACCGGGATCTCGCTCCCGCAGTTCCTCCAGCGTGAGGCCACCACTGCTCAGTACCTCGAGTTCCTGGTCCAGCGCAGTCTCTACCACCTCAAGGAGAGCGACCCCCAGGCATGGGCGCTCCCTCGCCTCGAGGGTCCGGCCAAGGTCGCACTCGCCGAGCTGTTGTACGACGAGTTCGGGGGAGGCCGTCCGGAACGGCTGCACAGTCGCCTCTACGCCGAGGCCCTCCAGGCGGTCGACCTGGATCCGTCGTACGGCGCCTACGTCGACCGGGTGCCGGGCTACACGCTCGCCGCCAACAACGCGATGTCGCTCTTCGGTCTGCACGGCAGGCTGAGAGGCGCGGCGATGGGCCACCTGGCGGCCTTCGAGATGACCAGCTCCCTGCCCTGTCGCCGGTTCCTCCAGGGGGCACGGCGGCTCGAGCTCGGGGGTCCCGTCGAGCGGTACTTCGACGAGCACGTCGAGGCCGACGCCGTGCACGAGCACCTCGCGGCGCGCGCGATCTGTGGTGCACTGGTGGACGCCGAACCGCAGCTCCGGTCCGCCGTCCTGTTCGGTGCGGCTGCATGCGTCCACCTCGATGCCGTCGCGGCAGACCAGGTGATCGGCGCCTGGACCACCGGACGCTCCGCGCTGCTGCCGGCTCCCGACCGGGAGGTCGCGTGA
- a CDS encoding CDGSH iron-sulfur domain-containing protein has product MNECQVTVIPDGPALIRGADRILDDEGRAHEVERPVVAVCLCGLTQRPPWCDATHKVAQ; this is encoded by the coding sequence GTGAACGAGTGCCAGGTCACCGTGATCCCGGACGGCCCGGCGCTGATCCGCGGAGCAGACCGCATCCTCGACGACGAGGGCCGCGCCCACGAGGTGGAGCGACCGGTGGTCGCGGTGTGCCTGTGCGGCTTGACCCAGCGCCCGCCGTGGTGCGACGCGACCCACAAGGTCGCCCAGTGA
- a CDS encoding ribonucleoside-diphosphate reductase subunit alpha produces the protein MRKRNGDTENVDVTKIVRAVDRVSGDLADVDPMRVATRTISGLYDGATTAELDRLSIQTAAELISEEPTYSRLAGRLLAGYIDKEVRNQGVASFSQSVSLGHAEGLIGDETARFVKDNARKLDFAIDPAADRRFEYFGLRTVYDRYLLRHPISRQVLETPQYFLLRVACGLAQSPSKAIDFYRLMSRLAYLPSSPTLFNSGTRHTQMSSCYLVDSPRDDLESIYGRYAQVAKLSKFAGGIGLAFSRVRSRGALIRGTNGQSNGIVPFLRTLDASVAAVNQGGRRKGAACVYLEPWHPDVEEFLELRDNTGEDARRTHNLNLANWIPDEFMRRVEADEEWSLIDPDVAPDLPDLWGEAFDRRYRELEAEGAVVRTMKARDLYGKMMRTLAQTGNGWMTFKDTSNRLCNQTTDPVLGSAGGPVVHLSNLCTEIVEVSSDAETAVCNLGSINLAQHLVGQGIDWDALRATVRTALPLLDRVIDINYYPSAEAARSNPRWRPVGLGLMGLQDVFFALGLPFDSEEARELSTRVQEEIYLTALEVSADLAEEYGAHPAYGETRAAGGALQPDLWGVTPTQTERWDALRARVAEHGLRNSLLIAIAPTATIASIAGCYECIEPQVSNLFKRETLSGEFLQVNSALVRELKSRGLWTPEVREEIKKAEGSIQGIPAIPEDIRELYRTAWELPQKALIDMAAARAPYIDQSQSLNLFLAGPTIGKLSSMYRYAWQSGLKTTYYLRSRPATRIQQATVAVAEPTTTVSDEAAIACSLENPETCEACE, from the coding sequence GTGCGCAAGCGAAACGGCGACACGGAGAACGTCGACGTCACCAAGATCGTCCGTGCGGTCGACCGCGTCAGCGGCGACCTGGCGGACGTCGACCCGATGCGGGTGGCGACCCGCACCATCAGCGGGCTCTATGACGGCGCGACGACGGCAGAGCTGGACCGGCTGTCGATCCAGACCGCGGCCGAGCTGATCAGCGAGGAGCCGACGTACTCGCGGCTCGCTGGGCGGCTGCTGGCCGGTTACATCGACAAGGAGGTCCGCAACCAGGGCGTCGCGTCGTTCAGCCAGTCGGTGTCGCTCGGCCACGCGGAGGGCCTGATCGGTGACGAGACCGCGCGCTTCGTGAAGGACAACGCCCGCAAGCTCGACTTCGCGATCGATCCCGCCGCCGACCGGCGCTTCGAGTACTTCGGGCTGCGCACGGTCTACGACCGCTACCTCCTGCGCCACCCCATCAGCCGCCAGGTCCTCGAGACACCGCAGTACTTCCTGCTCCGTGTCGCGTGCGGACTCGCGCAGAGCCCGTCGAAGGCGATCGACTTCTACCGGCTCATGTCCCGGCTCGCGTACCTCCCGTCGAGCCCGACGCTCTTCAATTCCGGCACCCGCCACACCCAGATGTCCTCTTGCTACCTGGTCGACAGCCCGCGGGACGACCTGGAGTCGATCTACGGGCGGTATGCCCAGGTCGCGAAGCTGTCCAAGTTCGCCGGCGGCATCGGGCTCGCGTTCTCCCGGGTGCGGTCACGCGGCGCGCTGATCCGCGGCACCAACGGCCAGTCCAACGGGATCGTGCCCTTCCTCCGAACCCTCGACGCGAGCGTCGCCGCGGTCAACCAGGGCGGTCGGCGCAAGGGAGCGGCGTGCGTCTACCTCGAGCCGTGGCACCCCGACGTCGAGGAGTTCCTCGAGCTGCGGGACAACACCGGCGAGGACGCGCGGCGAACCCACAACCTCAACCTCGCGAACTGGATCCCGGACGAGTTCATGCGCCGTGTGGAGGCGGACGAGGAGTGGTCACTCATCGACCCCGACGTCGCCCCGGACCTGCCCGACCTGTGGGGCGAGGCGTTCGACCGTCGCTACCGTGAGCTGGAAGCCGAGGGTGCTGTCGTGCGCACCATGAAGGCGCGGGACCTCTACGGCAAGATGATGCGCACGCTCGCCCAGACCGGCAACGGCTGGATGACCTTCAAGGACACCTCCAATCGGCTGTGCAACCAGACCACCGATCCTGTCCTGGGATCGGCGGGCGGCCCGGTCGTGCACCTCTCCAACCTGTGCACGGAGATCGTCGAGGTGTCCTCCGACGCGGAGACCGCGGTCTGCAACCTCGGCTCGATCAACCTCGCCCAGCACCTCGTGGGCCAGGGCATCGATTGGGACGCCCTGCGAGCGACGGTGCGTACGGCGTTGCCGCTGCTCGACCGGGTGATCGACATCAACTACTACCCGAGCGCGGAAGCCGCGCGGTCGAACCCGCGATGGCGGCCGGTCGGCCTCGGCCTGATGGGCCTCCAGGACGTCTTCTTCGCACTCGGGCTGCCTTTCGACTCCGAGGAGGCGCGTGAGCTGTCGACGCGGGTGCAGGAGGAGATCTACCTGACTGCGTTGGAGGTGTCCGCCGACCTCGCGGAGGAGTACGGCGCGCACCCTGCGTACGGCGAGACCCGTGCGGCCGGCGGTGCGCTGCAGCCCGACCTGTGGGGAGTCACGCCCACCCAGACCGAGCGCTGGGATGCGCTGAGGGCCCGGGTCGCGGAGCACGGGCTGCGCAACTCGCTGCTCATCGCGATCGCGCCGACGGCGACCATCGCGTCGATCGCCGGCTGCTACGAGTGCATCGAGCCGCAGGTGTCCAACCTGTTCAAGCGGGAGACGCTGTCCGGAGAGTTTCTCCAGGTGAACTCTGCGCTGGTGCGGGAGCTCAAGTCCCGGGGGCTCTGGACACCGGAGGTGCGCGAGGAGATCAAGAAGGCGGAGGGGTCCATCCAGGGGATCCCCGCGATCCCGGAGGACATACGCGAGCTCTACCGGACTGCATGGGAGCTGCCGCAGAAGGCGCTGATCGACATGGCGGCCGCGCGGGCGCCGTACATCGACCAGAGCCAGTCCCTGAACCTGTTCCTCGCCGGTCCGACCATCGGGAAGCTGTCGTCGATGTACCGCTATGCCTGGCAGTCGGGGCTGAAGACGACCTACTACCTGCGGTCGCGTCCGGCGACCCGGATCCAGCAGGCGACCGTCGCCGTCGCCGAACCCACCACGACCGTGAGCGATGAAGCGGCGATCGCCTGCTCGCTCGAGAACCCCGAGACCTGCGAGGCCTGCGAATGA
- a CDS encoding ribonucleotide-diphosphate reductase subunit beta has protein sequence MSTQNEQMLLDPGMNLTLRPMRYPHFYERYRDAIKNTWTVEEVDLHSDLKDLHRLTDAERHLVSRLVAFFATGDTIVANNLVLNLYQHINSPEGRLYLSRQLFEEAVHVQFYLTLLDTYVPDEKERNEAFAAVDNIPSIKHKADFCFRWIDSVFDKQELEDRDDRRAFLLNLICFAAVIEGLFFYGAFAYVYFLRSRGLLNGLASGTNWVFRDESMHMAFAFDVVDTVRKEEPDLFDDELAAQIRQMLVEGVDAEAQFAEDLLGHGVAGLSAADMRSYLEHVADRRMQRLGLEPIYGSPNPLAFMELQDVQELSNFFERRVSAYQVGVTGSVGFDEDF, from the coding sequence ATGAGCACCCAGAACGAGCAGATGTTGCTCGACCCCGGCATGAACCTGACGCTGCGCCCGATGCGGTACCCGCACTTCTACGAGCGCTACCGCGACGCGATCAAGAACACCTGGACCGTCGAGGAGGTCGACCTCCACTCCGACCTCAAGGACCTCCACCGGCTCACGGACGCAGAACGCCACCTCGTCAGCCGGCTGGTCGCGTTCTTCGCCACCGGCGACACCATCGTGGCGAACAACCTGGTGCTCAATCTTTACCAGCACATCAACTCTCCGGAAGGCCGGCTCTACCTGAGCCGCCAGCTCTTCGAGGAGGCGGTGCACGTGCAGTTCTACCTGACCCTGCTCGACACCTACGTGCCCGACGAGAAGGAGCGGAACGAGGCGTTCGCCGCGGTCGACAACATCCCGTCGATCAAGCACAAGGCGGACTTCTGCTTCCGGTGGATCGACTCGGTCTTCGACAAGCAGGAGCTCGAGGACCGGGACGACCGGAGAGCGTTCCTCCTCAACCTCATCTGCTTCGCGGCCGTGATCGAGGGCCTGTTCTTCTACGGCGCGTTCGCCTACGTCTACTTCCTGCGGTCGCGCGGCCTGCTCAACGGCCTGGCGTCCGGGACGAACTGGGTGTTCCGCGACGAGTCGATGCACATGGCGTTCGCGTTCGACGTGGTCGACACGGTGCGGAAGGAGGAGCCGGACCTGTTCGACGACGAGCTCGCCGCCCAGATCCGCCAGATGCTGGTCGAGGGGGTCGACGCCGAGGCGCAGTTCGCCGAGGACCTGCTCGGTCACGGTGTCGCGGGCCTCTCTGCCGCCGACATGCGCAGCTATCTCGAGCACGTCGCCGACCGACGAATGCAGCGGCTCGGCCTGGAGCCGATCTACGGATCGCCGAATCCGCTGGCGTTCATGGAGCTGCAGGACGTCCAGGAGCTCTCGAACTTCTTCGAACGCCGGGTCTCGGCGTACCAGGTCGGCGTCACGGGATCGGTGGGCTTCGA